The genomic stretch CTGCCCAAGAACGCCAAGGCGCCGTTTGAGCTGGTGAACCGTCTTCTGCGGAAGAAAGAGGTGCAGCAGGTCATCGATACTGTCTACCGCTACTGTGGTCAGAAAGAGTCGGTTATCTTCTGTGACCAGATCATGACCATGGGTTTCCGCGAGGCCTTCAAGGCAGGTATTTCGTTCGGCAAGGACGATATGGTTGTTCCTGAAACCAAATGGCCCATCGTCAACGAGACCCGCAGTCTGGTGAAAGACTTTGAACAACAGTACATGGACGGCCTGATCACTCAGGGTGAAAAGTACAACAAAGTTGTGGATGCCTGGTCTAAATGTAACGACCGCGTCACGGACGCCATGATGACCACGATTTCGACCTCCAAGCGCCATGACGACGGCTCTGAGGCGGAACCAAACTCGGTCTATATGATGGCCCACTCCGGTGCCCGTGGTTCGGTTACGCAGATGAAACAGCTGGGCGGTATGCGGGGCCTGATGGCCAAGCCAAACGGCGACATCATCGAGACACCGATCATCTCGAACTTTAAAGAAGGCCTGTCGGTTCTGGAGTACTTCAACTCCACCCACGGTGCCCGTAAAGGTCTGTCGGATACGGCTCTGAAAACTGCGAACTCGGGTTATCTGACCCGTCGTCTGGTTGACGTGGCACAGGATTGCATCGTGCGCGATCGGGACTGTGGCACCGAAAACTCGATCACGGCCTCTGCTGCGGTCAATGACGGTGAAGTGGTTGCCAGCCTTGGTGAGCGCATCCTGGGTCGTGTCACTGCTGAAGACGTCAAACGTCCAGGCACCGAGGAAATCCTTGCGGCGTCCGGTCAACTGATCGACGAACGTCTGGCCGACACCATCGAAGAAGCCGGTGTTCAGACCATGCGCATTCGTTCGCCTCTGACCTGTGAGGCCGAAGAGGGCGTCTGCGCCATGTGCTATGGTCGTGACCTTGCACGTGGTACCATGGTCAACACCGGTGAAGCTGTCGGCATTATCGCCGCGCAGTCGATTGGTGAACCCGGTACACAGCTGACAATGCGGACCTTCCACATTGGCGGCGTTGCTCAGGGTGGTCAGCAGTCCTTCCAGGAAGCCAGCCACGACGGTAAGATCGTTTATGAAAACGAAAACACTCTGAAGAACTCCGATGGAGACGTTCTGATTGTTGGTCGTAACATGAAGATGATCATCCAGGACGAACACGGTGAAGAACGCGCCAGCCACAAGCTGAGCTACGGTTCCAAACTCTTCGTCAAGGCCGGTCAGCAGATTGCCCGTGGTGACAAACTGTTCGAATGGGATCCCTATACTCTGCCAATCATCGCCGAAAAATCCGGTACGACAAAATATGTCGATCTGGTTTCGGGTATCGCTGTGCGCGATGAAACCGATGAAGCAACAGGTATGACCCAGAAGATCGTGATCGACTGGCGCGCCGCCCCCAAAGGCAGCGAACTCAAGCCTGAGATCATTCTGGTGGACAGCGATGGCGAGCCTATGCGTCTCGACAATGGCAACCCTGTGACCTACCCGATGTCTGTGGATGCGGTTCTCTCGGTTGAGGATGGCGAAGCGGTTCAGGCTGGTGACGTTGTTGCGCGTATCCCGCGTGAAGGCGCCAAGACCAAGGACATTACCGGTGGTCTGCCACGGGTTGCGGAACTGTTCGAAGCCCGTCGTCCCAAGGATCACGCCATCATCGCCGAACTGGATGGTTACGTGCGCTTTGGCCGCGACTACAAGAACAAGCGCCGCATCGCCATTGATCCTGCGGATGAGTCGCTGGATGCCGTCGAATACATGGTGCCCAAGGGTAAGCACATTCCTGTTCAGGAAGGTGACTTTGTCCAGAAGGGTGACTACATCATGGACGGTAACCCAGCACCGCATGACATCCTTGGCATCATGGGTGTCGAAGCCCTGGCGAACTACATGATCGACGAAGTGCAGGACGTGTATCGCCTGCAGGGTGTGAAGATCAACGATAAGCACATCGAAGTCATCGTGCGCCAGATGCTGCAGAAATGGGAGATCTCGGACTCGGGTGAAACCACACTGCTCAAAGGCGAACATGTGGATAAGGCAGAGTTCATCGCAGCCAATGAAAAAGCGCTGTCGCGCAACAAGCGTCCTGCCAAGGGCGCGCCGATCCTGCTTGGGATCACCAAGGCATCGTTGCAGACACGTTCCTTCATCTCGGCGGCCTCCTTCCAGGAGACCACCCGGGTTCTGACCGAAGCTTCGGTTCAGGGTAAGAAGGATAAACTGGTTGGCCTGAAAGAGAACGTCATCGTTGGCCGTCTGATCCCAGCCGGGACAGGTGGGGCAACCCAGCGCGTTCGCACGATCGCTCAGGGTCGCGACAATGTGGTTCTTGAGGCCCGTCGCGAAGAAGCCGAAGCCGCCGCCGCACTGGCAGCGCCTGTGGCGGAAAGCGACCTGGCAAGCGATACCTTCGACAATCTGGTGGAGACACCGGAAAGCCGCGATTGAGCTCAGGCGCCCTACGGCACTGACGAATGAGATTGAAACCCCCGCGCTTTGGTGCGGGGGTTTCTTTTTGTGCTTGCCAGCCCCATGGGCTATTTAGACACTGCAGGGGCAAGGGGCGCGATGATGCAGAGCATGAACATGGTGGGACTGGTGCGTTTTTCAGTGCTGACGCCGACCTATTACTCTGAACGGTTTGCCAACCTGAAACAGACCGCTCGGCATCTGTTCAACCCGGACCGAATGGAGCTGCGTTTCAGCGTTTTTGAGAACCTTTGCCTGCCATCGCTGGTGCGCCAGAGTGATCCGAATTTTGATCTGGTGGTGCTGACCGCCAAGGCAATGCCCGAGCTCTACCTCAATCGGTTGGCTGATCTTTTGGCGCCTTATGACAATATCCACCTGCGCCCTGTGGGGACGCGCAACCACTACCGGTTGTTGAAACAGGGCTATGACTCGGTGCCGTCACAGGGCGCCAGCCACCGCATTCTGTTTCGCCTGGATGATGATGACGCGGTGGACCTGGATTTTGTCCGCCGCACCCGTCGGTTGGCCGCGGGGCTGCTGCCGTTGCAACCAGCCGAGACCTCTTTTGTGATCGCCCATAATCGCGGGTTTTATTTGCAAGCCACCCCAGATGGCCCGCAGGTGTTTGATGCCATTGAGCAAGCGCCCCTGTCAGCGGGCACCGCGCTGGTGACCCCGGTGGAGAGCGGTGCCAATCCCTATAGGTTCAACCACCGCAGACTGGCGCGGCACTATAATCTCTATTCGGATATGCAGGTGCCTGCCTATATCCGTACGATCCATGGGGATAACAAATCCGAACCGGCGCAAACCGGCATTACTGGCCGGATGGACCCCGACGAAATCGACGCCAGTCTACAGGCCCATTTTGGCCAGAGCCTCGCGGCCTTAAAGGGGCTTTGAGCCATGACACCCAATCACAAAGGCGCGCTGTTCATGATGGGGGCCATGGCGGCCTTTACCTTTAACGACACATTGGTCAAGGGGGTGGGAGACGCGCTGCCGCTGTCGCAGATCCTGGTTCTGCGCGGCGCCATGGCCTCGCTGTTGATCTATGCCTTTGCCCGTTACCAGGGCAGCCTGCGTTTTCGGCTGAGCCGCCGGGACTGGGGCCTGGTGGGCCTGCGCTGTCTGGCCGAAGGCGGCGCCACCTTCCTGTTCCTGACGGCGCTGATGCAGATGCCAATTGCCAATATCACCGCAGTTTTGCAGATGTTGCCCCTGACCGTCACCCTAGGCGCATCCCTGTTGTTCCAAGAGCCAGTGGGCTGGCGCCGCATGGTGGCGATCCTGGTTGGCTTTTGCGGTATGTTGATGATTGTGCGGCCGGGACCGGGCGGCTTTGAACCGGCCTCGGTCTATGCGCTGGGGGCGGTGGCCTGTGTCACCCTGCGGGATCTGTCAACGCGGCGGATGTCTGCAAATGTGCCCTCGATGACGGTGACGGTTCTGGCCTCCTTTTCGGTGCTGGGATTTGGCATCGGCTATAGTTTCTTTCAGGACTGGGTGCCTGTTTCCACCGGGCAGGTGGGTCTGTTGGCCGGCGCGGCCTGCATCATTTTGTTGGGCTATCTTGGCTCGGTGATGGCAATGCGGGTTGGCGATGTCGCGGTGGTGTCGCCGTTTCGCTACACCGGGTTGTTGTGGGCGCTGATCCTGGGCTGGCTGGTCTTTGGTGACTGGCCGGACCAGTTGACCCTGATGGGTGCCACCCTGGTGGTGGCAGCTGGCCTGTTCACCCTGTACCGGGAACGGCAGCAGACCAGTGGCTAGGGCCGGCAGCTAGCTCTTGGCTGCAAAGATCCGGCGGACATCATCCTGGCGCAGGGCAAACCGGGCCTCAAAATCCGCTGCAAGCGCGTCATCTATCGGGGTGACCGGAACCGGCTTCACCTTCTTTTGCCGCGAGTCATTAAAGCCATTGTGGCTGCGCACAAACATCGGCGCATCGCTAATGGTGACCGTGGGCATGAAGCGCAGGATCTTTTCGTGGGCAAAGTTCATGATGGTCAGCGGACAGTTC from Phaeobacter sp. G2 encodes the following:
- the rpoC gene encoding DNA-directed RNA polymerase subunit beta' yields the protein MNQEITNNPFNPLTPTKVFDEIKVSLASPERILSWSYGEIKKPETINYRTFKPERDGLFCARIFGPIKDYECLCGKYKRMKYRGVVCEKCGVEVTLQKVRRERMGHIELAAPVAHIWFLKSLPSRIGLMLDMTLRDLERVLYFENYVVIEPGLTDLTYGQMMTEEEYMDAQDAYGMDAFTANIGAEAIREMLAAIDLDSEAEHLRAELAEATGELKPKKIIKRLKVVESFLESGNRPEWMIMTVIPVIPPELRPLVPLDGGRFATSDLNDLYRRVINRNNRLKRLIELRAPDIIVRNEKRMLQESVDALFDNGRRGRVITGANKRPLKSLSDMLKGKQGRFRQNLLGKRVDFSGRSVIVTGPELKLHQCGLPKKMALELFKPFIYSRLEAKGLSSTVKQAKKLVEKERPEVWDILDEVIREHPVMLNRAPTLHRLGIQAFEPTLIEGKAIQLHPLVCSAFNADFDGDQMAVHVPLSLEAQLEARVLMMSTNNVLSPANGAPIIVPSQDMILGLYYVTLDREGMIGEGKVFGTIEEVQHALDAGEVHLHSRVTARITQIDDEGNEVLQRFETTPGRVLLGALLPKNAKAPFELVNRLLRKKEVQQVIDTVYRYCGQKESVIFCDQIMTMGFREAFKAGISFGKDDMVVPETKWPIVNETRSLVKDFEQQYMDGLITQGEKYNKVVDAWSKCNDRVTDAMMTTISTSKRHDDGSEAEPNSVYMMAHSGARGSVTQMKQLGGMRGLMAKPNGDIIETPIISNFKEGLSVLEYFNSTHGARKGLSDTALKTANSGYLTRRLVDVAQDCIVRDRDCGTENSITASAAVNDGEVVASLGERILGRVTAEDVKRPGTEEILAASGQLIDERLADTIEEAGVQTMRIRSPLTCEAEEGVCAMCYGRDLARGTMVNTGEAVGIIAAQSIGEPGTQLTMRTFHIGGVAQGGQQSFQEASHDGKIVYENENTLKNSDGDVLIVGRNMKMIIQDEHGEERASHKLSYGSKLFVKAGQQIARGDKLFEWDPYTLPIIAEKSGTTKYVDLVSGIAVRDETDEATGMTQKIVIDWRAAPKGSELKPEIILVDSDGEPMRLDNGNPVTYPMSVDAVLSVEDGEAVQAGDVVARIPREGAKTKDITGGLPRVAELFEARRPKDHAIIAELDGYVRFGRDYKNKRRIAIDPADESLDAVEYMVPKGKHIPVQEGDFVQKGDYIMDGNPAPHDILGIMGVEALANYMIDEVQDVYRLQGVKINDKHIEVIVRQMLQKWEISDSGETTLLKGEHVDKAEFIAANEKALSRNKRPAKGAPILLGITKASLQTRSFISAASFQETTRVLTEASVQGKKDKLVGLKENVIVGRLIPAGTGGATQRVRTIAQGRDNVVLEARREEAEAAAALAAPVAESDLASDTFDNLVETPESRD
- a CDS encoding putative rhamnosyl transferase; this encodes MMQSMNMVGLVRFSVLTPTYYSERFANLKQTARHLFNPDRMELRFSVFENLCLPSLVRQSDPNFDLVVLTAKAMPELYLNRLADLLAPYDNIHLRPVGTRNHYRLLKQGYDSVPSQGASHRILFRLDDDDAVDLDFVRRTRRLAAGLLPLQPAETSFVIAHNRGFYLQATPDGPQVFDAIEQAPLSAGTALVTPVESGANPYRFNHRRLARHYNLYSDMQVPAYIRTIHGDNKSEPAQTGITGRMDPDEIDASLQAHFGQSLAALKGL
- a CDS encoding DMT family transporter codes for the protein MTPNHKGALFMMGAMAAFTFNDTLVKGVGDALPLSQILVLRGAMASLLIYAFARYQGSLRFRLSRRDWGLVGLRCLAEGGATFLFLTALMQMPIANITAVLQMLPLTVTLGASLLFQEPVGWRRMVAILVGFCGMLMIVRPGPGGFEPASVYALGAVACVTLRDLSTRRMSANVPSMTVTVLASFSVLGFGIGYSFFQDWVPVSTGQVGLLAGAACIILLGYLGSVMAMRVGDVAVVSPFRYTGLLWALILGWLVFGDWPDQLTLMGATLVVAAGLFTLYRERQQTSG